In Eubalaena glacialis isolate mEubGla1 chromosome 4, mEubGla1.1.hap2.+ XY, whole genome shotgun sequence, one DNA window encodes the following:
- the JUND gene encoding transcription factor JunD: protein METPFYGDEALSGLGGGGSGSDGSFASPGRLFPGAPPTAAAGSMMKKDALTLSLSEQVAAALKPAAAPPPAPLRTDGAPGAAPQDGLLASPDLGLLKLASPELERLIIQSNGLVTTTPTSTQFLYPKVAASEEQEFAEGFVKALEDLHKQNQLGAGAASAAAAAAGGPSGMAAGAAPPSELAPAAATPEAPVYANLSSYAGGTGGAGGAATVAFAAEPVPFPPPPPPGALGPPRLAALKDEPQTVPDVPSFGESPPLSPIDMDTQERIKAERKRLRNRIAASKCRKRKLERISRLEEKVKTLKSQNTELASTASLLREQVAQLKQKVLSHVNSGCQLLPQHQVPAY from the coding sequence ATGGAAACACCCTTCTACGGCGATGAGGCGCTGAGCGGCCTGGGCGGCGGCGGCAGTGGTAGTGACGGCAGCTTCGCGTCCCCGGGTCGTCTGTTTCCCGGGGCGCCCCCGACGGCGGCGGCCGGCAGCATGATGAAGAAGGACGCGCTGACGCTGAGCTTGAGCGAGCAGGTGGCGGCAGCGCTCAAGCCCGCGGCCGCGCCGCCCCCAGCCCCCCTGCGCACCGACGGCGCCCCTGGCGCGGCGCCCCAAGACGGTCTGCTTGCCTCGCCCGACCTGGGGCTGCTCAAGCTCGCTTCGCCTGAGCTCGAGCGCCTTATCATCCAGTCCAACGGGCTGGTCACCACCACGCCGACAAGCACGCAGTTTCTCTACCCCAAGGTGGCGGCCAGCGAGGAGCAGGAGTTCGCCGAGGGCTTCGTCAAGGCCCTAGAGGACTTACACAAGCAAAACCAGCTGGGCGCGGGCGCGGCctccgctgccgccgccgccgccgggggaCCCTCTGGCATGGCTGCGGGCGCCGCGCCTCCCAGCGAGCTGGCCCCGGCAGCGGCCACGCCCGAGGCGCCCGTCTACGCGAACCTAAGCAGCTACGCGGGCGGTACCGGGGGTGCGGGGGGTGCTGCGACGGTCGCCTTCGCCGCGGAGCCCGTGCCCTTCCCGCCGCCGCCACCCCCAGGCGCGCTGGGGCCTCCGCGCCTGGCCGCGCTCAAGGATGAGCCGCAGACGGTGCCCGACGTGCCGAGCTTCGGCGAGAGCCCGCCGCTGTCGCCCATCGACATGGACACGCAGGAGCGCATTAAGGCGGAGCGCAAGCGGCTGCGCAACCGCATCGCTGCCTCCAAGTGCCGCAAGCGCAAGCTGGAGCGCATCTCGCGCCTCGAGGAGAAAGTGAAGACGCTCAAGAGTCAAAACACGGAGCTGGCGTCCACGGCGAGCCTGCTGCGCGAGCAGGTGGCGCAGCTCAAGCAGAAGGTCCTCAGCCACGTCAACAGCGGCTGCCAGCTGCTGCCCCAGCACCAGGTGCCCGCGTACTGA